The window CTGTAGACGCGCTGCCACTTGTAGACGTCGTTCGACGGCACCGACTGGGCGATGGGCTGGCCCTGGACGAGGATGGCGCCGCGCTGCGCGGAGTAGCTGTCGTTGAGGGCGCGGGTGTTGCGGGCATCCGTGTTCAGCGTGTCCGCCTGGAACACCTGCAGGATGGACGTCGAGACCAGCAGGGCCAGGAACATCCCGAGCACGATCGTGCTCACGCGCTTGATCTCACGGTTCATGTCAGCTCACCACCAGCCGGGGTTGATTGCGGACGGTGTCGGACAGCCGCAGCAGCAGCGCCACGATGATCCAGTTGGCGACGAGGGACGAACCGCCCGACGCGAGGAACGGCGTGGTGAGCCCGGTCAGCGGGATGACGCGCGTCACGCCGCCGATCACGATGAAGCACTGCAGGGCGACCGTGAAGGAGAGTCCCACGGCGAGCAGCTTGCCGAAGTCGTCCTGTCCGGCGAAGCCGATGCGGAGACCGCGCGCGACGAAGACCAGGTAGAGCGCGAACAGCGCGAAGAGGCCCGCGAGACCGAGCTCTTCTCCGAGACTCGCGATGATGTAGTCGCTCTGCGAGACCGGGGTGACCCACGGCTGACCCTGCCCGAGGCCGGTTCCGATGAGGCCGCCGTGGGCGAGCCCGAAGAGCCCCTGCACGAGCTGGAAGCTGCCGCCCTGCGCGTCGTAGACGTTCTGCGAGAACGGGGTCAGCCAGTTGGCGAAGCGGTCGTGCACGTACGGGAGCAGCTGGCTCGCGGCGATCGCGCCTCCGACGATGAGGAGCAGGCCGAGGATGACCCAGCTGATGCGCGCGGTGGCCACGTAGAGCATCACGAGGAACAGACCGAAGATGAGCAGACCGGTGCCGAGGTCGCGCTGGAAGACGATCACGGCCATGGCCATCAGCCAGACCACGAGGAGCGGGCCGAGGTCGCGGGCGCGCGGGAAGCGGATCCCCAAGAACTTCTTGCCGACCGTCGACAGCGAGTCGCGCGCCTGCACCAGGTAACCGGCGAAGAAGATCGCGAGGCAGATCTTGGCGATCTCGCCGGGCTGGAAGCTGAACGGTCCGATCCCGATCCACACCCGAGCGCCGTAGATCTCGCGCCCGATGCCGGGGAGCATCGGGAGGAGCAGCAGCACGAGCGCGGCGAAACCGAAGAGATAGGTGTAGCGCTGCAGGATGCGGTGGTTGCGGATGAGCACCACCACCAGGATCGCGCAGATGATCGCGATGGCGCTCCACACGATCTGCTTGACCCCGGCGCTGTCCCAGCCGGCGTCCTTGTAGTGGATGTCGATGCGGTAGATCTCGGCGATCCCGATACCGGTCAGGAGCGTCGCGATCGGCAGCAGGAACGGGTCCGCCTGGGGCGCCACGAACCGGAGCGCGATGTGCATGCCGAGCACCAGCGCCGAGAGTCCCGCTCCCAGGTAGACGAGCGTCAGGTCGACGTGCCCGAGGGCGCCCAGCTGCACCAGGACGACGGCGGCCGCGTTGATGGCGCAGGCGATCAGGAGGAGGAACAGCTCGCGGTTGCGGAGCTTCGCCGGGAGGCGCAGCCGTTTCACCGGCCCGGTGAGGTTCCGGGGCGGACGGGCCTGCTCGCGCGCGGCGGTGCTACTGTCTGCCGGCATCGCTCAGCTGCTCCACGATCGTCTGGGCCGCACGCAGGTCGTCGGCGTTGATGGTCTGCTCGACCTGCTGCTTGTCGTACTCGGGGAGATCGTCGACGACGACGTCCGACTCCTGGTAGAGGTGCGAGAGGCTGATCGGTCCGATGCCCTGCTGCACGCCCTGGTAGATAGCCACCTTGCCGTCGGGCGCCGCTCCTATGTAGTAGCGGGACTGGGTCCACTGGTAGCCGAGCACGATGGCGAGCACAATCGCCACCACGAGCATGATCAGACCGACCATCCAGGTGATCCGGCGGCGCCGGGCGCGGCGCGCATCCTCCTCGATCAGCTCGTCGAGGTAGTCCTCGGACTGCGGCTCGAAGTGCGTCGGCCCTGTGGCCGGGCGGATGGGGTGCAGGCGGAGGCCCGGAAGGCGCGCGGCGCGGGTGGTCGGCTTCGGCTCGGCGCCGAACTGCAGGGGAGACGCGGCCGAGCCGACCGTGACGGGCTCCTTGACGACGTCACCGCGGGCGGTGTCGCCGATGTCGAGGACGATGGCGGTGACGTTGTCGGGCGCTCCGGCGTCGAGGCTCTGCTTGAGCAGCCGCTCCGCCACCTGCTTGGGCCCGTCCTTCGACGAGAGGGCGGCCAGCATGTCGTCGTGCTTGACCACACCGCTCAGACCGTCGGAGCAGATGAGCCAGCGGTCGCCCGGACGGGTGTCCAGCGTCCACGTGTCGATCTCGGGGGACGCGTCCACATCCCCCAGCACCCGCATCAGCACCGAGCGGCGGGGGTGGACCATCGCCTCCTCCTCGGTGATGCGGCCGCTGTCCACCAGCCGCTGCACGAACGTGTGGTCGGTGGAGACCTGCTTGAGCTCGCCGTCGCGGAGGAGGTAGATGCGGGAGTCGCCGATGTGGGCGAAGGCGATCTGGTCGCCGACGCGCACCATCGCGCTCACCGTGGTGCCCATCCCCGTCAGTTCGGGATGCTCGAACACGGTCTCCGCGAGCAGCGAGTTGGCGGCGATCAGCGACGACTGCAGCGCGAACTCGGCCTCGGCGGGCGTCTCGTACTCTCGGTCGGCCTCCCGGATCCGGGTGACGGCGATGGCGGAGGCGACGTCGCCGCCCGCGTGTCCGCCCATGCCGTCGGCGACGACGAACAGCTGGCGTCCGGCGTAACCGGAGTCCTGGTTGTTCGAGCGGATCTTCCCGACGTGGGAGATCGCCGCCGCCTTGTTCGTCGCCACGATTACCGCCGCAGCTCGAACGTGGTCGTACCGATCTTGATCGGCGTGTCGAGCGGGACCTGGGTCGGGACCGTCACGCGGCGGCCGTCGAGGAACGTGCCGTTCGTGGAGTCGAGATCCTGGATCATCCACTCGTCGTTCCAGAGGAGCAGGCGGGCGTGGTGGGTGGAGGTGTAGTCGTCGCGGATGACGAGGTTGGAGTCGCTGGAGCGACCGATCGTGATGGGATCGCGGCCGAGCGGCAGCTCGGTGCCGGCGCGCGGACCCGAGGTGATCACCAGCCGGCGCGTGGTCTGAACGCTGGCGTTCGTCTGGCCGCCGGCGCGGTTGGCGCCCGACGGCAGAGTGGAGACCGGTGCGGCCTTCATGACCGGTTCGGTCGGACCGGCCGGGACGGGCACGGGGGCGGGTGCGGGCGCAGAAGACGCCGCCGGGAACGGGGACGCGGGAGCCGCGGCCGCACGGGACTCGGGCAGCTTGCGGACGCGCTGGCCGAACAGGTCGGTCCGCAGGGCGTAGACGATCCCGAAGACGAACAGCCACAGCAGCAGGAGGAAGCCGAACCGCAGCACCAGCAGGGTCAGCTCACTGGGGTTCACGAAGGACTCCAGAAGTTGCCGACATCGTGGCGCCGGGTCGCGTCGTCGGCGCGGCCGCGCTGAGCGGGAGCCGCCTGGGGGAGCACGCGGAAGACGATCCGCGTGCGGCCCAGCGTGATGACCGACTCCGGCTCGAGGATCGCCTTGCGGAGCGGCTCGCCGTCGAGCTTGGTGCCGTTGGTCGAGCCGAGATCCTCGACCTGCGCCCGGTGGCCGTCCCAGGTGATCATGACGTGGCGGCGGGAGATGCCGGTGTCGTTCACGGTGATGTCGGCGTCGGTACCCCGGCCGATCACAGTGCGGGAGTGCGCGAGCGGGTGGTGCACGCCGTCGATGTCGAGCACGGGCGTCCAGGCGACGTCGCCCTTCACGTTCTCGGACTCCACCTGGAGCATCCCCACCGACAGCTCGGCGTCCTGCTCCAGCTCGATCGAGATGCCCCCGGCGAACTGGTAGTGCTGGGCGGCCGCGTGCTTCTGCACGAAGTCGATCAGCTCGTCGGTAAGCGCGGCGCCCATCGAACGCATCCGCGTGAAGTCGGCGTCCGACATCCGCAGCACGAAGCGATTGGGAGCGAGCACGCGGTCGCGCGCGACCACTGCCGCTTTGGTGTCGAGCTCCTTGCGGAGAGCGCTGGTGAGCTCGACCGGCTGCAGCCCGGAGCGGAAGGTCTTCGCGAACGCGCCGTTGACGGCGCGCTCGAGCCCCCGCTCGAAGTTGTCCAGAATGCCCACAGTCTCCCGCTCCCGGCTCGATGACTACATGCATGTTAGTCGGAACCCTGGGAAAGCCACTGGCTATCGGGTGAAGATCAGCCGACCGGAGGATGCCCGGATTCGTGAACGATCCGCGCGTCGTGTTAGAGTTCCTGGGTTCGCGCGAGTGGCGGAATTGGCAGACGCGCTGGCTTCAGGTGCCAGTGCCCGCAAGGGCGTGGGGGTTCAAGTCCCCCCTCGCGCACGAACGTGAAGGCCCCCGGGAGACCGGGGGCCTTTCGCATTTCCGGAGGCTTGTTCGCAGCTGGGAACCGCGACGGATGCGAGCGGGATAGCCACTCGGCGTCACGAAACGGGCGATATGCATTCTTAACAGGATGTGAGTTCCTCTTCCGCACTGTCGGCGGCCGCGTACCTGGGCATCCGGCGCAAGGCCCATGCCGCCGCTCTCGAGATGGCCGCCCGGGTTTCCGCCGCCGGCGTGCGACCCACCGCCGAGCGCATGGAGCGCTGGTCGGAGGCGTTCGCGGCGCATTTCGCGGAGGCGGAGCATCGGGTGCCGGACCCCAAACCGCCGCGGCCTCAGCGAACGCGGGTCTCGCCACCGGTGTTCGCCGTGCGCCTGGAGGACGACTCCTGGTGGTGACGAACGGCCGCGATAGGGCGTAGATCACCG is drawn from Leifsonia shinshuensis and contains these coding sequences:
- a CDS encoding FtsW/RodA/SpoVE family cell cycle protein, giving the protein MPADSSTAAREQARPPRNLTGPVKRLRLPAKLRNRELFLLLIACAINAAAVVLVQLGALGHVDLTLVYLGAGLSALVLGMHIALRFVAPQADPFLLPIATLLTGIGIAEIYRIDIHYKDAGWDSAGVKQIVWSAIAIICAILVVVLIRNHRILQRYTYLFGFAALVLLLLPMLPGIGREIYGARVWIGIGPFSFQPGEIAKICLAIFFAGYLVQARDSLSTVGKKFLGIRFPRARDLGPLLVVWLMAMAVIVFQRDLGTGLLIFGLFLVMLYVATARISWVILGLLLIVGGAIAASQLLPYVHDRFANWLTPFSQNVYDAQGGSFQLVQGLFGLAHGGLIGTGLGQGQPWVTPVSQSDYIIASLGEELGLAGLFALFALYLVFVARGLRIGFAGQDDFGKLLAVGLSFTVALQCFIVIGGVTRVIPLTGLTTPFLASGGSSLVANWIIVALLLRLSDTVRNQPRLVVS
- a CDS encoding FHA domain-containing protein; translated protein: MNPSELTLLVLRFGFLLLLWLFVFGIVYALRTDLFGQRVRKLPESRAAAAPASPFPAASSAPAPAPVPVPAGPTEPVMKAAPVSTLPSGANRAGGQTNASVQTTRRLVITSGPRAGTELPLGRDPITIGRSSDSNLVIRDDYTSTHHARLLLWNDEWMIQDLDSTNGTFLDGRRVTVPTQVPLDTPIKIGTTTFELRR
- a CDS encoding DUF3662 and FHA domain-containing protein produces the protein MGILDNFERGLERAVNGAFAKTFRSGLQPVELTSALRKELDTKAAVVARDRVLAPNRFVLRMSDADFTRMRSMGAALTDELIDFVQKHAAAQHYQFAGGISIELEQDAELSVGMLQVESENVKGDVAWTPVLDIDGVHHPLAHSRTVIGRGTDADITVNDTGISRRHVMITWDGHRAQVEDLGSTNGTKLDGEPLRKAILEPESVITLGRTRIVFRVLPQAAPAQRGRADDATRRHDVGNFWSPS
- a CDS encoding protein phosphatase 2C domain-containing protein gives rise to the protein MATNKAAAISHVGKIRSNNQDSGYAGRQLFVVADGMGGHAGGDVASAIAVTRIREADREYETPAEAEFALQSSLIAANSLLAETVFEHPELTGMGTTVSAMVRVGDQIAFAHIGDSRIYLLRDGELKQVSTDHTFVQRLVDSGRITEEEAMVHPRRSVLMRVLGDVDASPEIDTWTLDTRPGDRWLICSDGLSGVVKHDDMLAALSSKDGPKQVAERLLKQSLDAGAPDNVTAIVLDIGDTARGDVVKEPVTVGSAASPLQFGAEPKPTTRAARLPGLRLHPIRPATGPTHFEPQSEDYLDELIEEDARRARRRRITWMVGLIMLVVAIVLAIVLGYQWTQSRYYIGAAPDGKVAIYQGVQQGIGPISLSHLYQESDVVVDDLPEYDKQQVEQTINADDLRAAQTIVEQLSDAGRQ